GTGGGACCGGCTGCGGGACGAGGATCCGTACGACCGCACCCGCCAGGAACTCGTCACCCGCTTCGCACGCAGCGCCTGGCGCCTGCACCGGCGCTCCCGCGTCCGGGACACCGGGGCGGAGCGCGGGGTGCTCGCCCGGCTCGGTCCGCAGGAGCGGCTCGTCGTGGTGCTGCGGCTGTACGAAGGCGTGCCCGAGGAACAGACGGCCGCGCTGCTGGGACTGCCGGTGGAGCGGGTCAGGACGATCGGCGCCCGCGCGGTGTCCCTGCTGCACAGCACCCGCCCGCCGCGGCTGCGCGCACCGAGCCGGACCGGCGACCGGGCGGACGCCCGATGAGCGGCCCGGAACGCAGGGAGGAGGAGGTGCGGCGGATGCTGGACGCGCCGCACCCGCTCGTACCGGCCGATCTGCACGTCCGGGCGGCGCACCGCGGCGCCCGGCTGCGCCGCCGACGCCGCACGCTCCACCACGTGGGGTGCGTACTGCTGCTGGTGGCGATCGCCTTCGCAATGTGGGCGGTGGCCGTCGAGCCGTGGGTTGTACCGCCCTCGGCGACGACCCCGGAGATCGAGGGGTGGTGAGGGCCTCGCCGTCCGGATCTATCCTGGAACCAGCGGCGCAACGCCTCAGCACCAGGAGGTCGCCATGACCAGGAAAGTTGCCGACTGCCGCAAGTTCCCCAGCGAGACGCAGTGCACCCTCACCATCTCGGGCGAGGAGGACGAGGTCCTGCGAGCCGCCACGGACCACGCCGTCTCCGTCCACGGTCACACCGAGTCGCCCGAACTCCGCGAGCAGATACGCGGAATGCTCGAGGACGAGAAGGTCAGCGCCTGACCCGTAGTCAGATCACTCGCGCAGCGGGACGGATCACGCGCACAAAAGGCCGACCGGGCACACGGGCCCCGGGCGCACGAGCCGGGACGTTCACCGCCGGCCGGGCAGGGGGCCGCGCGCCCGGCAGCGCGGGGGAGCACATGTCTCCAGGACTCCCCGGCCGGACCCGCGGCACGTCCGTCACCGGCCCAGTGCCTGCTGGAGGTCAGCCAGCAGATCGTCCGCCGACTCGATGCCCACCGACAGCCGCACCAGGTCCGCCGGGACCTCCAGCGCGGAGCCGGCGACGCTGGCGTGCGTCATCCTGCCCGGGTGCTCGATCAGCGACTCGACACCGCCCAGGGACTCACCGAGGGTGAACAGCCGGGCACGGTCGCAGACCTCGACGGCCGCCTCCTCGCCGCCCCGGACCTGGAACGAGACCATCCCGCCGAAGTTCTTCATCTGCTTCGCCGCGATCTCGTGCCCCGGGTGCTCCTCCAGACCCGGGTACAGCACCCGCGTCACCCTCGGGTGGCCGCTGAGCATCTCCGCGACCCGCGCCGCGTTCTCGCTGTGGCGGTCCATGCGCACCGCGAGCGTCTTGATGCCCCGCAGCACGATCCACGAGTCGAAGGGCCCGGCCACCGCGCCCATCGCGTTCTGGTGGTACGCCAGTTCCTCGGCGAGACCGGCGTCGGCCGTGACCAGCGCCCCGCCGACCACGTCCGAGTGACCGCCCATGTACTTGGTGAGCGAGTGCACGACCACGTCCGCACCGAGTGCGAGGGGCTGTTGCAGGTACGGGCTGGCGAAGGTGTTGTCCACGACGAGCTTCGCCCCGGCCGTGCGGGCGATGTCCGCGACGGCGGCGATGTCGGTGATGCCGAGCAGCGGGTTGGACGGGGTCTCGACCCAGATCACCTTCGTACGGTCGGTGAGGGCGGCCCGCACCGACGCGGGGTCGGAGGTGTCCGCCACCGAGTACTCCACGCCCCAGCGCTGCACCACCTTGGCGAACAGCCGGAACGTTCCGCCGTAGGCGTCGTTCGGGATCACCACGTGGTCGCCGGGCACCAGCAGCGCGCGCAGCAGGCAGTCCTCCGCGGCGAGCCCGGAGGCGAACGCCAGGCCACGGCTGCCGCCCTCCAGCGCCGCGAGGTTCTCCTCCAGCGCCGTACGGGTCGGGTTGGCGCTGCGGCTGTACTCGTAACCGCCCCGCAGCCCGCCCACACCGTCCTGCTTGTAGGTGGACACCTGGTAGATCGGCGGGACGACCGCCCCGGTCAGCGGGTCGGCGGTGTTGCCCGCGTGGATGGCGAGGGTCTCGAAACTGTGGTGGTCACTCATGCGACCCGAGGGTAGTCCCCCCGTCGGGCACCGGGGGCTCCCCGGCCGGTTCCCATCGCTCGGCCGTCCGGGACAATGGCCCCATGGAGATTCTCTGGTTCCTGATCGCGCTGGGTCTGCTGGCCGCCGCGATCGGCCCGTTCGTGATGCGCCGCCGCCACGCCGTACGACAGGTCGCCCCCGGTTCACCGGACGCCGCCGACCCCGCCACCTACGGATTCGTGCGCCAGGAGGAACTCGACCTGCGGCTGCCCGGGCCCGACCAGGACCTCCTCGACGTACTCGACCTGGTGCAGCGCACCCAGGACTGGCGGGCCGCGTCCCAGCTGCTCGCGGGCACCGATAAGGAGGGCGAGCAGCGCTGGCAGCGGGTGCAGGCGTTCGCGGGCGCCGCTTCGCTTGAGCTCCAGCACCAGCCCGGGACCGGCGGATCGTGGCTGCGCGCCTGGCGCGCGGAGTCGCCGAAGGACGCGGGCGGCGCCGCCGTCCACGCGGAGTTCCTGGTGCAGCAGGCCTGGCGGTCCTCCGGCGGAGCCGGCAGCGACGACTTCCGAATCATCCTGGAGGAGGCCCGCTCGGTGTGCGGGGAGGCCGCCCTGCTCGCGCCGGGCGACCCCGTCCCGTACATCACCGAGTTGGCCGTGGCCCGAGGGCTCGGCTACTCCCACGAGCAGTTCGACCAGGTGTGGGCCAAGGTGATCGACCGCGCGCCCGCGCACATGGGCGCCCACCTCGCGGCCCTGCACTACTGGTGCGAGAAGTGGCACGGCTCGCGGGAGGAGGCCGACCACTTCGCGACCACCTCGGCCGCCCGCGCGCCCCAGGGCTCGCTGCTGTCAGCCCTGCCGCTGTTCGCCGTGTACGAGCACCTGCCCGAGGTCAACCTGGTCTCCGGCTTCTACCAGAGCGCGGTCGTCACCAAGGCCGTGGAGGGTGCTCTGCACGCCGCGCACCACGCGCCGGCGAACGACCCGGTCCTCCCGCACGTCCGCCATCTGCTGATCTTCTTCCTGGTCAGGTCCGAGCGCTGGACCGAGGCCATGCACCAGCTGGTCTGCGTCGACGGCCACGTCGGCGCGCTGCCCTGGACCCACGGCAGCGACCCGGCCGGTGAGTACACGGTCTACCGGGCGCTCGCGGTCGCGGGCTACGAGGCGAACGGCGGCAGCCCCGCGACGCTGCCGCACTGACGGCACGGAACTGCCACTCGGCCGGCCGCTCCGGGCCCGGGGGCCAGGGGCCCCATTGCGGGGCCACGCAAAAGGCAACGGGGAATCCCGCGGGCCCGGAATGCGTTCTGGGGGGTGCAACCACTCCCGGAGGAGATGCGCATGTTCCTGAACCGCCGCGTCCCTGAGCTGCCCAACCCCGCCCAGGCCCTGCGCGGTCGCGAAACCCCCGAGTTCGACGTCCCCGCCCGCCACACCGTCCTCGGCAACCCGCTCCTCGGCCCCTACCCCGAGGGCCTGGCGGTCGCCGACTTCGGTCTGGGCTGCTTCTGGGGCGCCGAGCGCACGTTCTGGCGGATCGGGGGCGTGTGGACCACGCTCGTCGGCTACCAGGGCGGCTACACCCCGAACCCGACGTACGAAGAGGTCTGCTCGGGCCTCACCGGCCACACCGAGGCCGTCCGCGTCGTGTACGACCCGTCGGTCGTCTCCTACGAGCAGCTGCTGAAGGTCTTCTGGGAGGCCCACGACCCGACCCAGGGCTTCCGCCAGGGCAACGACGTGGGCACCCAGTACCGCTCGGCGATCCACACCCACACACCGGCCCAGGCCGAGACCGCGGAGGCATCCCGCGTCGCGTACCAGAAGGTGCTGACGGGCGCGGGCCACGGCACGATCACGACGGAGATCCTGCCCGCGGAGGGCCGGGCCTTCTACCCGGCCGAGGGATACCACCAGCAGTACCTCGACAAGAACCCGGCGGGCTACTGCGGTATCGGAGGGACGGGCGTGTCCTGCCCGATCGGTGTGGCTCCGGCACACGACAAGTGAGTCATGACCTCGCTCCCGAGCTGTGGCGGGACCGGCGGCCTTCGGGTCCGCCGGTCGCCGACACGTTCCGCAGCACATACCCGGACTGCCGGGTGCGTTTCCACAGCCTGCCCGGCTCGAAGCGCCACCCCGAGTCCGAGGACGAGTACGCG
The genomic region above belongs to Streptomyces marianii and contains:
- a CDS encoding DUF1059 domain-containing protein, with amino-acid sequence MTRKVADCRKFPSETQCTLTISGEEDEVLRAATDHAVSVHGHTESPELREQIRGMLEDEKVSA
- the msrA gene encoding peptide-methionine (S)-S-oxide reductase MsrA, which encodes MFLNRRVPELPNPAQALRGRETPEFDVPARHTVLGNPLLGPYPEGLAVADFGLGCFWGAERTFWRIGGVWTTLVGYQGGYTPNPTYEEVCSGLTGHTEAVRVVYDPSVVSYEQLLKVFWEAHDPTQGFRQGNDVGTQYRSAIHTHTPAQAETAEASRVAYQKVLTGAGHGTITTEILPAEGRAFYPAEGYHQQYLDKNPAGYCGIGGTGVSCPIGVAPAHDK
- a CDS encoding cystathionine gamma-synthase, which encodes MSDHHSFETLAIHAGNTADPLTGAVVPPIYQVSTYKQDGVGGLRGGYEYSRSANPTRTALEENLAALEGGSRGLAFASGLAAEDCLLRALLVPGDHVVIPNDAYGGTFRLFAKVVQRWGVEYSVADTSDPASVRAALTDRTKVIWVETPSNPLLGITDIAAVADIARTAGAKLVVDNTFASPYLQQPLALGADVVVHSLTKYMGGHSDVVGGALVTADAGLAEELAYHQNAMGAVAGPFDSWIVLRGIKTLAVRMDRHSENAARVAEMLSGHPRVTRVLYPGLEEHPGHEIAAKQMKNFGGMVSFQVRGGEEAAVEVCDRARLFTLGESLGGVESLIEHPGRMTHASVAGSALEVPADLVRLSVGIESADDLLADLQQALGR
- a CDS encoding sigma factor-like helix-turn-helix DNA-binding protein produces the protein MRESRQSTLAGRGAREFEAFVAGAGGRLLHVAALLTAEPSGRCLRAQRLLLDALAHMYAEWDRLRDEDPYDRTRQELVTRFARSAWRLHRRSRVRDTGAERGVLARLGPQERLVVVLRLYEGVPEEQTAALLGLPVERVRTIGARAVSLLHSTRPPRLRAPSRTGDRADAR